The following coding sequences are from one Bradyrhizobium sp. 200 window:
- a CDS encoding DUF5413 family protein — MKRYLIFGAVGPPVGGFLMLFATSMASGYWTDTSWSEISKFLGAFVTTLPYSYLFGIVPMLMLGAIDDILYHVRRVSPVVRTLIVAAIGFATSSLLYGSRGPDTGVMQFLLYGLVGMVPATLSSWLGYRYADAPQQPVHST, encoded by the coding sequence ATGAAGCGCTATCTGATCTTCGGAGCTGTCGGCCCTCCCGTCGGCGGATTCCTGATGCTGTTCGCGACCTCCATGGCCTCGGGTTACTGGACCGACACCAGTTGGTCGGAGATCAGCAAGTTCCTTGGTGCGTTCGTTACGACACTGCCATACAGCTACCTGTTCGGCATCGTGCCGATGCTGATGCTCGGCGCGATCGACGACATTCTCTATCACGTCAGGCGTGTTTCTCCCGTGGTGCGAACGCTGATCGTGGCCGCCATCGGCTTCGCGACATCCTCATTGCTCTATGGTTCGCGCGGACCGGACACCGGCGTGATGCAGTTTTTGCTCTACGGCCTCGTCGGCATGGTGCCCGCGACGCTGTCGTCCTGGCTGGGGTACCGATACGCGGACGCGCCGCAGCAGCCGGTGCATTCGACGTAA